One segment of Erigeron canadensis isolate Cc75 chromosome 2, C_canadensis_v1, whole genome shotgun sequence DNA contains the following:
- the LOC122590094 gene encoding pleiotropic drug resistance protein 1-like, with the protein MDGTDIYKAANSIRLGSLRVGSTRGSGRIGSLRSGSTSVWRNSGMDVFSKSSHEEDDEEALKWASLEKLPTFDRLRKGLLFGSTGPSNEVDIDNLGPDDRRHLLDRLVKVADEDNEKFLLKLRDRLDRVGIELPTIEVKYEHVTVEADVNTGSRVLPSFVNFHIEIVETLLNLFHLLPNKKRHITILDDVSGLIKPKRMTLLLGPPSSGKTTLLKVLAGTVDKELTNKGKVTYNGHELHEFVPERTAAYISQNDIHIGEMTVRETLAFSARCQGVGSRYDMLAELSRRERDANIKPDPDIDVYMKAAATEGQEANVVTDYTLKLLGLDICADTMVGDQMIRGISGGQKKRVTTGEMIVGPSKVLLMDEISTGLDSSTTFQIVKSLKQFLHILEGTAVISLLQPAPETYDLFDDIILLTDGKIVYQGPRENVLEFFESMGFKCPERKGVADFLQEVTSKKDQQQYWKRRDEPYRFVTSKEFADAFQSFHVGRKLAEEISISYDKSKSHPAALTTEKYGLNKKELLKACTDREILLMKRNSFVYIFKLFQLTIMAFIAMTVFFRTELHKRTLEDGGLYNGALFFGVTMLMFNGMSEISMTIAKLPVFYKQRNFLFYPSWAYALPSWIIKIPVSFLEAAVWTCLSYYVIGFDPNITRFLKHYLILLVVGQMASGLFRFIGALGRNMIVANTFGSFALLIIFVLGGFVLTRDDVKGWWIWGYWTSPMMYAMNGLAVNEFLGHSWRRPQNDSTLGRVTMKGRGFFAEAYWYWIAVAALVGFIFLFNFCYALSLEFLDAFDKTQSNMSAEDETDGTVELSSMGDAGTQEKKKGMILPFEPHSITFDDVKYSVDMPQEMKDQGVGEDRLLLLKGVSGAFRPGVLTALMGVSGAGKTTLMDVLAGRKTGGYIEGDIKISGYPKKQETFARISGYCEQNDIHSPHVTVYESLLYSAWLRLSSDVDEQKRKTFVDEVMDLVELNNLKDALVGLPGVNGLSTEQRKRLTIAVELVANPSIIFMDEPTSGLDARAAAIVMRTVRNTVDTGRTVVCTIHQPSIDIFEAFDELFLMKRGGLELYVGPVGRHSCHLIEYFEAIDGISKIKDGYNPATWMLEVSTSAQEVALGVDFTTIYRNSELYKRNKALIAELGVPRPGTKDLYFPTQYSQSFLIQCIACLWKQRYSYWRNPPYTAVRFVFTTFIGLIFGTIFWDLGGKKSTTQDVVNAMGSMYTAVLFLGIQYASAVQPVVDIERTVFYRERAAGMYSALPYAFAQVLVEIPYVVVQTLIYSVIVYAMIGFDWTVAKFCWYLYFQLCCFLYMTYYGMMTVAITPNASIAAIIAASFYGIFNLFSGFIIPRPAIPVWWRWYYWGNPLAWTIYGLVVSQFGEFENVLTNGETVKGYLDRYFGFKHSFLWPVAGAHIGLVLFFAVIFAYCIRSFNFQKR; encoded by the exons ATGGATGGAACTGATATATATAAAGCTGCAAATAGTATAAGGCTGGGAAGTTTAAGAGTTGGAAGTACAAGAGGAAGTGGAAGAATAGGAAGTTTAAGATCAGGAAGTACTTCAGTATGGAGGAATTCTGGAATGGACGTTTTCTCAAAATCTTCacatgaagaagatgatgaagaagcaCTTAAATGGGCTTCTCTTGAAAAGCTGCCAACTTTTGATCGTTTGAGAAAAGGTTTGCTTTTTGGATCAACTGGGCCATCTAATGAAGTTGATATAGATAATCTTGGACCAGATGATAGAAGGCATTTGCTTGATAGACTTGTTAAAGTTGCTGATGAAGATAATGAAAAGTTTCTGTTGAAGCTCAGAGACAGACTTGATAG GGTTGGAATTGAATTGCCAACAATTGAAGTCAAATATGAGCATGTAACGGTGGAAGCAGATGTTAATACTGGAAGCCGAGTTTTGCCAAGTTTTGTAAACTTTCATATTGAGATAGTTGAG ACTCTACTCAATTTATTCCATCTACTTCCGAATAAGAAAAGGCATATAACTATTCTTGATGATGTTAGTGGTCTCATTAAGCCTAAGAG AATGACATTACTTTTGGGTCCTCCAAGTTCTGGAAAGACAACATTATTGAAAGTCTTGGCTGGGACAGTGGACAAGGAGCTTACG AATAAGGGTAAGGTAACCTATAACGGGCACGAGTTGCATGAGTTTGTACCCGAGAGAACTGCTGCTTATATCAGTCAAAATGATATCCACATTGGAGAAATGACTGTTAGAGAGACTTTGGCCTTCTCTGCAAGATGTCAAGGCGTGGGATCACGCTATG ATATGTTAGCCGAGTTGTCTAGAAGAGAAAGAGATGCAAATATAAAGCCTGATCCTGATATCGATGTGTACATGAAG GCTGCTGCAACCGAAGGTCAAGAAGCTAACGTCGTTACAGATTATACTCTCAAG CTATTGGGGTTAGACATATGTGCTGATACAATGGTGGGGGATCAAATGATAAGAGGGATTTCTGGTGGACAAAAGAAGCGTGTGACAACTGGTGAAATGATAGTTGGGCCATCTAAGGTTCTTCTTATGGACGAAATATCAACAGGGTTGGATAGTTCTACAACTTTTCAGATTGTTAAGTCACTCAAACAATTTCTTCACATTCTCGAGGGTACTGCTGTCATCTCACTCCTTCAGCCTGCACCAGAGACATATGATTTGTTTGATGACATTATACTCTTGACCGATGGAAAGATCGTATATCAAGGCCCTCGTGAAAATGTACTCGAGTTTTTTGAATCAATGGGGTTCAAATGCCCAGAGAGGAAAGGTGTTGCTGATTTCTTGCAAGAA GTGACATCGAAGAAAGATCAGCAACAATATTGGAAAAGAAGAGACGAGCCATATAGATTTGTGACTTCCAAGGAATTTGCAGACGCATTCCAATCATTTCATGTCGGAAGGAAGTTGGCAGAAGAGATTTCCATCTCATATGACAAAAGTAAAAGCCACCCTGCTGCACTCACAACTGAAAAGTATGGGTTGAATAAGAAAGAACTCTTGAAAGCTTGTACAGATAGAGAAATCTTGCTCATGAAAAGAAACTCTTTCGTTTATATTTTCAAACTGTTCCAA CTAACCATCATGGCTTTCATTGCTATGACGGTGTTTTTCCGAACTGAGTTGCATAAAAGAACTCTAGAAGATGGAGGATTGTACAACGGAGCTCTATTTTTTGGTGTAACTATGCTCATGTTTAATGGGATGTCTGAGATTTCAATGACAATTGCAAAACTTCCTGTATTTTACAAACAACGGAACTTCCTCTTTTACCCCTCATGGGCGTACGCCCTTCCCTCATGGATCATCAAGATTCCTGTGTCATTTCTCGAAGCTGCAGTTTGGACATGTCTCTCTTACTATGTCATAGGATTTGATCCGAACATCACAAG ATTCTTGAAACACTACTTGATTCTGCTGGTTGTAGGCCAGATGGCCTCTGGACTGTTTCGGTTCATTGGTGCATTGGGTAGAAATATGATTGTTGCAAACACGTTTGGTTCATTTGCACTTCTCATCATATTTGTATTGGGTGGTTTTGTCCTCACAAGAG ATGATGTCAAGGGTTGGTGGATATGGGGATACTGGACATCTCCAATGATGTATGCAATGAACGGACTAGCTGTGAACGAGTTTCTTGGGCATAGCTGGAGAAGA CCCCAAAACGACTCAACATTAGGGAGAGTAACTATGAAAGGCAGAGGGTTCTTTGCAGAAGCATACTGGTATTGGATAGCAGTCGCAGCCTTAGTTGGATTCATTTTCCTGTTCAACTTCTGTTATGCTTTGTCTCTCGAGTTCCTCGATG CTTTCGACAAGACTCAATCTAATATGTCAGCGGAGGATGAAACTGATGGGACCGTTGAACTATCATCCATGGGTGATGCAGGAACTCAAGAAAAGAAGAAGGGAATGATTCTTCCATTCGAACCACATTCAATCACCTTCGATGATGTCAAATACTCTGTTGATATGCCACAG GAAATGAAAGATCAAGGAGTGGGTGAAGACAGATTGCTTTTACTTAAGGGTGTTAGTGGAGCCTTCAGGCCCGGTGTTCTCACAGCTTTGATGGGTGTGAGTGGTGCCGGAAAAACTACTCTTATGGATGTGCTAGCAGGAAGGAAAACTGGGGGGTATATCGAGGGTGATATAAAAATTTCCGGGTatccaaagaaacaagaaacatTTGCCCGGATTTCCGGTTATTGTGAGCAGAATGATATCCACTCTCCTCATGTTACTGTTTACGAGTCATTGCTTTACTCGGCCTGGCTCAGGTTATCATCAGATGTTGATGAACAGAAAAGAAAG ACGTTCGTTGATGAGGTTATGGACCTTGTTGAACTAAATAACCTTAAGGATGCATTAGTCGGATTACCCGGTGTCAATGGTTTATCAACAGAACAGCGAAAGAGATTAACCATAGCAGTTGAGCTCGTTGCTAACCCGTCCATTATATTTATGGATGAGCCAACATCTGGGTTAGATGCTAGAGCTGCAGCTATTGTGATGAGAACTGTTAGAAACACAGTGGACACTGGAAGAACAGTTGTATGCACCATTCATCAACCAAGCATTGACATTTTTGAAGCTTTTGATGAG TTGTTCTTGATGAAAAGAGGAGGACTAGAGCTATATGTTGGACCCGTAGGTCGGCATTCTTGCCATCTCATCGAGTACTTTGAG GCTATCGATGGTATAAGTAAGATTAAAGATGGATATAACCCTGCAACATGGATGTTGGAAGTCAGTACTTCAGCACAAGAAGTCGCTCTAGGGGTGGATTTCACCACAATCTACAGGAATTCCGAACTTTACAA GAGGAACAAAGCACTTATTGCCGAATTAGGTGTACCACGTCCGGGGACTAAAGATCTATACTTTCCAACTCAATACTCACAGTCCTTCCTCATTCAATGCATAGCTTGTCTATGGAAACAACGGTATTCGTACTGGCGAAACCCACCATACACAGCCGTTCGTTTTGTCTTCACCACCTTCATTGGGCTCATTTTTGGTACAATATTTTGGGATCTTGGTGGTAAAAA GTCAACCACACAAGATGTTGTAAACGCGATGGGTTCTATGTACACTGCGGTTCTTTTCTTGGGAATCCAATATGCATCAGCAGTCCAACCGGTTGTTGATATTGAACGAACTGTGTTTTACAGAGAGAGAGCTGCCGGGATGTACTCTGCTTTGCCTTATGCTTTTGCTCAG GTTCTGGTTGAGATCCCATATGTAGTAGTACAAACACTAATATACAGTGTGATAGTGTACGCTATGATCGGATTCGATTGGACTGTTGCAAAATTCTGCTGGTATCTGTACTTCCAACTTTGTTGTTTCCTCTACATGACCTACTACGGTATGATGACCGTTGCCATCACCCCAAACGCAAGCATTGCCGCCATCATTGCTGCTTCATTCTACGGAATCTTCAATCTCTTTTCTGGTTTCATTATTCCACGACCC GCAATTCCAGTCTGGTGGAGATGGTACTACTGGGGAAATCCTTTGGCATGGACTATCTATGGCCTGGTTGTTTCACAGTTTGGCGAGTTTGAAAATGTACTTACAAACGGTGAAACTGTTAAAGGCTACTTGGACCGATACTTTGGTTTCAAGCATAGTTTTCTTTGGCCTGTTGCTGGAGCGCATATTGGACTGGTCCTGTTCTTTGCGGTCATCTTTGCTTACTGCATTCGATCCTTTAATTTCCAGAAGAGATAG